From a single Nitrospira sp. genomic region:
- the glmU gene encoding bifunctional UDP-N-acetylglucosamine diphosphorylase/glucosamine-1-phosphate N-acetyltransferase GlmU, whose translation MKHATNHQKPSQSIPGLGVIVMAAGLGKRMNSNYAKVLHRVAGQAMVLYAVDVALRLAGHRIAVVVGHQADRVQQVIEAGVVGRPGAERLHIVEQAKQRGTGHAVMQSRPVFVDEKATRPTQYLILNGDTPLLTEQTARELLRAHQSQNATVTLLTAKLDDPTGYGRVIRRESNGPHGSVAPPDVLKIVEDRDATPDEQATHEINVGTYVVSGEFLFDALDKLEPDNAQGEFYLTDIVHMAEAQGRRVAAVTLQDPDEGLGVNTRQQLAAAERVVRQQICERWLDAGVTMRDPRSVWLDAGVTIGKDSVLYPNVTLEGKTVIGEGTTIRSGVRISDCVIGNDVEILDHCVLCESHVDDEAHLGPFVHLRPGVVVRRKAKVGNFVEMKKTELGEGSKANHLSYLGDATIAEGVNIGAGTITCNYDGMRKHKTVIGKNVFLGSDTQLIAPVTVGEGSVVAAGTTVTQDVPPDSLAIARVAQVNRVGWVAKRRAVLAIGASNGKSARIDEISKATAKKVVPRTKKGRAKSAKR comes from the coding sequence ATGAAACACGCAACAAATCACCAGAAGCCTTCCCAATCTATTCCTGGCCTTGGGGTTATTGTGATGGCGGCTGGTCTGGGCAAGCGGATGAACTCCAATTACGCTAAAGTTCTCCATCGTGTCGCGGGGCAGGCGATGGTACTTTATGCGGTCGATGTGGCATTACGACTGGCAGGGCATCGCATTGCGGTGGTGGTCGGGCATCAGGCGGACCGGGTTCAGCAGGTCATTGAAGCGGGTGTGGTTGGGAGACCGGGGGCCGAGCGGCTACATATTGTCGAACAGGCGAAGCAGCGTGGGACTGGGCATGCCGTGATGCAAAGCCGCCCTGTGTTCGTGGATGAGAAAGCCACAAGGCCGACGCAGTACCTCATTCTTAACGGTGATACACCGTTGTTAACGGAACAGACTGCACGCGAGCTCTTGCGGGCTCATCAGTCACAGAATGCGACGGTCACCCTCCTGACGGCGAAACTTGACGATCCCACCGGATATGGCCGAGTCATTCGTCGGGAGTCCAATGGCCCTCATGGCTCGGTCGCCCCTCCCGATGTGCTCAAGATTGTCGAAGATCGAGATGCCACTCCAGATGAGCAAGCCACACATGAAATTAACGTGGGCACGTATGTCGTATCCGGAGAGTTTCTTTTCGATGCTCTGGACAAACTCGAGCCTGATAATGCACAGGGGGAGTTCTACTTGACCGACATCGTGCACATGGCGGAGGCGCAAGGTCGGCGTGTCGCCGCAGTGACCCTTCAAGACCCGGATGAAGGTTTGGGGGTCAACACGCGACAACAGTTGGCGGCTGCCGAACGGGTTGTCCGGCAGCAGATTTGCGAGCGCTGGCTTGATGCCGGCGTGACAATGCGAGATCCTCGTTCAGTATGGCTTGATGCCGGCGTGACCATCGGGAAGGATTCGGTGCTCTATCCGAACGTGACACTGGAAGGAAAGACGGTGATTGGGGAGGGAACGACCATTCGTTCCGGTGTCCGTATTTCGGATTGTGTAATTGGAAATGACGTAGAGATTCTCGACCATTGTGTGCTGTGTGAATCCCATGTCGACGATGAGGCTCATCTCGGGCCATTCGTCCATCTCCGTCCGGGTGTCGTGGTGCGACGGAAAGCGAAGGTGGGCAATTTTGTTGAGATGAAGAAGACTGAATTAGGGGAAGGGTCAAAGGCTAACCACCTGAGTTATTTGGGTGATGCCACGATCGCTGAAGGTGTCAATATCGGGGCCGGTACCATTACGTGTAACTATGACGGCATGCGCAAGCATAAAACGGTGATCGGCAAGAATGTATTCCTGGGCAGCGATACGCAGCTCATTGCGCCCGTCACGGTCGGAGAGGGATCGGTGGTGGCGGCGGGAACGACAGTCACCCAGGACGTACCACCTGATTCCTTGGCGATCGCCCGTGTGGCGCAAGTGAATAGAGTCGGATGGGTGGCTAAACGGCGTGCCGTGCTGGCTATCGGGGCATCGAATGGAAAGTCTGCACGTATTGATGAGATCTCGAAGGCGACAGCTAAGAAGGTAGTACCTCGGACGAAGAAGGGACGAGCGAAGTCAGCGAAAAGGTGA
- the glmS gene encoding glutamine--fructose-6-phosphate transaminase (isomerizing) has protein sequence MCGIIGYVGNQEAVPILIGGLSKLEYRGYDSSGVAVLQGRKIAVRRSVGKLVNLQNSLKTNELKGTVGIGHTRWATHGKPSEQNAHPHRSKGCVLVHNGIIENYQQLKQQLEKDGYKFVSETDTEVVAHLIDKYLQRGGSLAEAVRLATKDVRGSYALAVISEREPGTLIAARSGCPLVVGRTKDASYVASDVMAMLAHTRDVTYLEEGDVAVVTQYGVDLSDADGHAVARKSSTITWDASAAEKSGYPHFMLKEIHEQPQTILDTMRGRYSYETGEADLPDIGLTPAEFASMERIWIVACGTSWHAGQVGKYLFEEMVRTPVQVDIGSEFRYRDPLVGKNDLFITISQSGETADTLAAAREAKGKGARVVSIVNVVGSTLARESDGVLYTHCGPEIGVASTKAFTAQLTALYLLALHFARVRNVMKEADGKAWLDRLVRLPVLVESVLQREAEIVAIAKRYYKKRNFLFLGRGINYPIALEGSLKLKEISYIHAEGYAAGEMKHGPIALIDRDMPVVVLVPRDRLYDKTVSNLMEVKARHAPVIALVAEGERELGKIADAIFTVPDTHPLISPILFTIPLQLLAYHIAVLRGADVDQPRNLAKSVTVE, from the coding sequence ATGTGTGGAATCATCGGATACGTTGGGAATCAAGAGGCTGTGCCGATCCTGATCGGTGGTCTGTCGAAATTGGAATACCGCGGGTACGATTCATCGGGTGTCGCGGTTCTGCAGGGCCGGAAGATTGCCGTCAGGCGGAGTGTAGGGAAGCTGGTGAACCTCCAGAATTCGCTCAAGACCAACGAGTTGAAGGGAACGGTCGGTATCGGTCACACCCGATGGGCAACGCATGGAAAGCCGTCGGAACAGAATGCCCATCCCCATCGGTCGAAAGGCTGTGTGCTGGTTCACAATGGAATTATTGAGAACTATCAGCAGTTGAAGCAGCAGCTGGAAAAAGATGGATACAAGTTCGTGTCGGAAACGGATACCGAGGTCGTGGCGCATCTGATCGATAAGTACCTTCAGCGAGGAGGCTCGTTGGCCGAGGCGGTTCGATTAGCCACGAAAGATGTCCGAGGGAGTTACGCGTTGGCCGTCATTTCGGAACGAGAACCTGGCACATTGATCGCTGCGCGGTCGGGTTGTCCTCTGGTGGTCGGTCGAACAAAAGACGCGTCCTACGTTGCATCGGATGTCATGGCCATGCTCGCCCATACAAGAGACGTGACCTATCTTGAAGAAGGGGATGTCGCGGTTGTGACTCAGTATGGCGTAGACCTCAGCGATGCCGACGGTCACGCGGTTGCGCGCAAGTCGTCGACCATCACGTGGGATGCGTCGGCGGCAGAGAAGAGCGGCTATCCCCACTTCATGCTGAAAGAAATTCACGAACAACCTCAGACGATTCTTGATACGATGCGTGGACGGTACTCCTATGAAACCGGTGAAGCGGATTTACCTGATATCGGGTTGACTCCTGCTGAGTTCGCTTCGATGGAGCGGATTTGGATCGTCGCCTGCGGGACATCCTGGCATGCGGGGCAGGTGGGTAAGTATTTGTTTGAGGAAATGGTCCGCACTCCCGTGCAGGTCGACATCGGCAGTGAGTTTCGGTACCGCGATCCGCTGGTTGGGAAGAATGATTTATTCATCACGATTTCTCAGTCCGGTGAGACGGCCGACACCTTGGCCGCTGCGCGGGAGGCGAAGGGAAAGGGGGCGCGCGTCGTCTCCATCGTCAACGTGGTAGGGAGCACATTGGCGCGTGAGTCGGACGGAGTGCTGTACACCCATTGCGGCCCTGAAATCGGAGTCGCGTCCACCAAAGCCTTCACGGCGCAATTGACCGCACTCTATTTATTAGCCTTGCATTTTGCCCGAGTTCGTAATGTGATGAAGGAGGCTGATGGCAAGGCCTGGTTGGACCGGTTGGTCCGCCTTCCGGTATTGGTGGAGAGCGTGCTCCAGCGAGAGGCGGAGATTGTGGCGATCGCCAAGCGCTATTACAAGAAGCGGAACTTTCTATTTTTGGGGCGTGGCATCAACTACCCCATTGCGCTGGAAGGTTCACTGAAGCTGAAAGAAATCTCGTATATTCATGCTGAAGGCTATGCGGCTGGAGAAATGAAACATGGGCCGATCGCGCTGATCGACAGAGATATGCCGGTTGTGGTGTTGGTGCCACGGGATCGGCTCTACGACAAGACGGTCAGTAATCTGATGGAAGTCAAAGCGCGCCATGCGCCGGTCATCGCGCTGGTAGCCGAGGGGGAGCGAGAGCTGGGCAAGATTGCGGATGCGATCTTCACTGTGCCGGATACCCATCCACTGATTTCCCCGATTTTGTTTACGATTCCGCTTCAGCTCTTGGCCTATCATATCGCAGTGCTTCGAGGAGCGGATGTGGATCAACCGCGCAACCTCGCGAAGAGTGTTACCGTCGAGTAG
- a CDS encoding ATP/GTP-binding protein, which yields MDSQGIQQSEASSTSPPQDDTFSSLKKRLVQVVSSRFSQGGNLHDLKLIIVGNVAAGKSTAIRTISDIRPVNTDVSASDSVSILKPRTTVAMDYGELSIGGGRTLRLYGTPGQRRFDFMSKILCRGALGLVVLIDNRVKAPLAELDYYSALFSDLVDQSAMVVGVTHRDQAPEPGLDRYEWRLKAFHKPWPVFSVDPRNKSDVITLLDALVTMLEYPQGRMWEDFSHEHSHRR from the coding sequence ATGGACAGCCAGGGTATCCAGCAGTCTGAGGCATCGTCTACATCTCCGCCTCAAGATGACACATTCAGCTCGCTGAAGAAACGCCTGGTACAGGTTGTTTCTTCCCGCTTCTCTCAAGGAGGCAATCTCCACGACTTGAAACTCATCATTGTCGGCAATGTGGCCGCAGGAAAATCTACCGCCATACGCACGATCAGTGACATTCGGCCGGTCAATACCGACGTGTCCGCTTCAGACTCGGTCTCGATCTTGAAGCCCAGGACAACGGTAGCAATGGATTATGGTGAGCTGTCCATCGGGGGAGGGAGAACGCTTCGACTGTACGGCACACCCGGCCAACGGCGGTTTGATTTCATGAGCAAGATCCTCTGCCGCGGAGCATTAGGCCTCGTCGTGTTGATCGATAATCGTGTAAAAGCTCCACTGGCTGAGCTAGATTACTACTCGGCTCTATTCTCCGACTTGGTCGATCAATCAGCGATGGTGGTTGGTGTAACCCATCGCGACCAAGCCCCGGAACCCGGATTAGATCGGTATGAATGGCGTCTTAAAGCCTTCCACAAGCCATGGCCGGTATTCTCCGTTGATCCACGAAACAAATCCGATGTCATCACACTACTTGATGCATTAGTCACAATGCTCGAATATCCACAAGGACGAATGTGGGAGGACTTCAGCCATGAGCATTCTCATCGTCGATGA
- the holB gene encoding DNA polymerase III subunit delta': protein MRNGRLAHAYLFHGEARIGKWMTALRLAQALNCEEPSTLDNSDSCGHCRSCLQIATRTHPDCFVIEPDPESSTPQIKIEQVREIEQQFIYRPLLGERKICLIDEADRLTIGAANALLKTLEEPPGHGLFILVTSRPHALPITIRSRCHALRFTAPALTQVEAAVILTRELPPSDAHFLAVLADGRIGEALKTNVAEVRTRQHEWLTLVKPQSLASSTAILLAAESLAKSDRGEETLIWLTRWIRDLAILIIGGDRDQILHLDQLADLQHYAQRADIDQLVTLLSDIERTRQQATRHLNMQMALETTLLRLREALGLVSTGVSA, encoded by the coding sequence ATGCGTAATGGGCGCCTGGCCCATGCCTATCTCTTCCACGGCGAGGCCCGGATCGGAAAGTGGATGACTGCCCTACGGCTAGCCCAGGCCTTGAACTGTGAAGAACCGAGCACCCTGGACAATTCCGACAGCTGTGGCCACTGTCGATCCTGCTTGCAAATCGCGACTCGGACTCACCCTGACTGTTTCGTGATCGAACCGGACCCCGAATCATCAACACCGCAAATCAAAATTGAGCAGGTCCGAGAGATCGAACAGCAATTCATCTATCGACCACTCCTCGGGGAACGGAAGATCTGTCTGATCGACGAAGCCGATCGTTTGACCATCGGTGCAGCCAATGCACTGCTCAAGACTTTGGAAGAACCACCTGGGCATGGACTTTTTATCCTTGTGACCAGCCGACCACATGCACTTCCGATCACCATCCGATCACGCTGTCACGCACTCCGCTTTACCGCCCCGGCCCTGACACAAGTCGAAGCGGCAGTGATACTCACACGTGAGCTTCCGCCGAGTGATGCCCATTTCCTGGCCGTCCTTGCTGATGGACGCATAGGAGAAGCGCTCAAAACCAACGTTGCCGAGGTTCGGACACGACAACACGAATGGCTCACATTGGTGAAGCCACAGTCTTTGGCATCAAGCACGGCTATCCTCTTAGCAGCCGAGAGTCTAGCCAAGTCCGACCGCGGAGAGGAAACGCTCATCTGGCTCACGCGATGGATCCGCGATCTTGCCATCCTCATCATCGGTGGAGACCGAGACCAGATTCTTCATCTCGACCAGCTCGCCGACTTGCAGCACTACGCCCAGCGGGCGGACATCGACCAGCTTGTGACTCTTTTGAGTGACATCGAGCGAACCCGGCAGCAAGCCACGCGGCATCTGAATATGCAGATGGCTCTCGAAACGACCCTTCTTCGTTTGCGTGAAGCGCTCGGCCTCGTCTCAACCGGTGTCTCCGCCTAG
- the metG gene encoding methionine--tRNA ligase: MAKDNNFYITTPIYYVNDVPHIGHAYTTVAADVLARYWRLRGREVFFLTGLDEHGQKVQQAATKAGIDPQTHCDKLAPQFENLWKKLTISNSAFIRTTDPQHESVVQRYLKQLYDQNLIYKDSYTGWYCTFDERFWTEKDVENGVCPDCKRPVEQLSEHNYFFKMGQYQDQLLDHIKKNPSFIRPESRRNEVLGFLQTQKLGDLSISRPKSRLSWGIELPFDTNYVTYVWFDALANYISALEYKLATPSVEQYWPASVHLVGKDILTTHAVYWSAMLMALKLPLPEKIFAHGWWTVDGEKMSKSRGNVVDPNKIVDEFGADAFRYFLLREVPFGQDGDFSQGAMITRVNSDLANGLGNLLSRTLTLIERTQAGQVPAPETIGPLEQELQGAAVGLLNETLPHYFEQLEFNRALESIWQVVQLANQYVDKTAPWTLAKTDRDAAQLKTVLYTMAETLRCLSLAAYPIIPKSVQSLCTQLGLSVDFANPLLKHKIEWGGLKPGTTIHKGQSLFPRIEKQPGARPVTELSVPSQPTAATPTPSAPQVPSATPQITIDEFIKIQLKTAKVLSAERVPKSEKLIKLQVSVGTEQRQIVAGIGKKYELDALIGKTIVIVANLRPAKLMGIESQGMVLAAGDADVRGLLTVLEEVDPGTKVK, from the coding sequence ATGGCGAAGGACAACAATTTTTACATCACGACGCCGATCTACTATGTGAACGACGTTCCGCATATCGGCCACGCCTACACCACAGTGGCAGCCGACGTGCTGGCTCGTTATTGGCGGCTGCGCGGACGCGAGGTATTCTTTCTCACCGGCCTTGATGAACATGGCCAAAAGGTCCAGCAAGCGGCAACCAAGGCCGGTATCGATCCGCAGACACACTGCGACAAATTGGCACCGCAATTTGAGAACCTCTGGAAGAAGCTGACTATCTCGAATAGTGCCTTTATCCGAACAACAGACCCGCAACACGAATCCGTTGTTCAGCGATACCTAAAACAACTCTATGACCAGAACCTGATCTACAAAGATTCCTATACCGGCTGGTACTGCACATTCGACGAACGGTTCTGGACTGAAAAAGATGTCGAGAACGGAGTCTGTCCCGACTGCAAACGCCCCGTCGAGCAGCTCAGCGAACACAATTACTTCTTCAAGATGGGGCAATACCAAGACCAACTGCTCGACCATATTAAGAAAAACCCATCGTTCATCAGGCCTGAATCACGCCGAAATGAAGTCCTAGGATTTCTGCAAACTCAGAAACTCGGTGACCTTTCGATCTCGAGACCGAAATCGCGACTCTCCTGGGGTATCGAACTACCATTTGATACCAACTATGTGACCTATGTTTGGTTCGACGCGCTCGCGAACTACATCTCTGCCCTCGAGTACAAATTGGCCACTCCATCCGTTGAACAGTATTGGCCTGCTTCCGTCCATCTCGTCGGCAAAGACATTCTCACAACCCATGCTGTCTATTGGTCTGCCATGCTAATGGCACTCAAGCTCCCACTTCCGGAGAAGATCTTTGCCCACGGCTGGTGGACGGTCGACGGCGAGAAGATGTCGAAAAGCCGCGGCAACGTTGTCGATCCGAACAAAATAGTCGACGAATTCGGCGCGGATGCATTTCGATATTTCTTATTGCGCGAAGTGCCGTTTGGCCAAGATGGGGATTTCTCACAGGGCGCCATGATCACCCGCGTCAATAGCGACCTTGCCAATGGGTTGGGTAATCTCCTCAGCCGGACGCTGACGCTGATTGAACGAACCCAGGCAGGACAAGTACCAGCCCCTGAGACAATCGGGCCACTAGAGCAAGAGTTGCAGGGGGCTGCAGTGGGACTCTTGAACGAAACACTCCCGCACTATTTCGAACAGCTGGAGTTCAATCGAGCCCTCGAATCGATTTGGCAAGTTGTCCAGCTGGCGAATCAGTACGTCGACAAGACCGCACCATGGACGTTGGCAAAGACTGATCGCGATGCCGCACAACTCAAAACCGTCCTCTACACCATGGCAGAGACACTCCGCTGCCTCAGCTTGGCAGCCTATCCCATTATCCCCAAGAGCGTGCAATCACTCTGTACCCAACTTGGCCTCTCCGTTGATTTCGCCAACCCGTTACTAAAACACAAGATTGAATGGGGCGGCCTGAAACCAGGCACCACCATCCACAAAGGCCAGTCACTTTTCCCACGTATTGAAAAACAACCAGGAGCGAGACCCGTGACCGAACTATCTGTTCCTTCACAGCCGACGGCTGCTACTCCTACGCCCTCAGCACCCCAAGTACCGTCCGCTACACCACAGATCACCATCGACGAATTCATAAAGATTCAGCTCAAGACGGCAAAGGTACTCTCCGCCGAACGGGTGCCGAAGTCGGAGAAGTTGATTAAGTTGCAGGTCTCCGTCGGCACAGAGCAACGCCAGATCGTCGCCGGAATCGGAAAGAAGTACGAGCTGGATGCGCTGATCGGCAAGACAATCGTGATTGTGGCGAATCTGAGGCCGGCCAAGCTCATGGGTATCGAATCACAGGGGATGGTACTTGCAGCAGGAGACGCTGACGTCCGAGGGCTGCTCACCGTCTTGGAAGAAGTCGATCCAGGCACGAAGGTGAAATGA
- a CDS encoding dTMP kinase gives MFITLEGGEGSGKTTQARRLCACLTNHGYTVLRTREPGGTFLAEQVRTILLDQHKESIASETEALLILAARRQHVDHVIKPALAQGKTVVCDRFSDSTMAYQGYGRGLDLRILRTMNHWATGGLVPHLTLLFDVSVPVGLRRRRGQSSTQNRLDREAERFHRKVRAGFQTLAKKEHRRIRLIDASSSIESVERTVEDLVTNWLKTHRFPKPHRP, from the coding sequence ATGTTCATTACTCTGGAAGGGGGTGAGGGAAGCGGGAAGACGACACAGGCCCGCAGGCTCTGTGCGTGCCTCACCAACCATGGATACACGGTGCTCCGTACACGCGAACCAGGAGGAACCTTTCTCGCTGAACAAGTTCGCACCATCCTCCTCGACCAGCACAAGGAATCCATCGCTTCGGAAACAGAAGCGTTGCTCATTCTGGCAGCCAGGCGTCAGCATGTCGATCATGTCATCAAGCCTGCCCTCGCACAAGGAAAGACCGTGGTGTGCGATCGATTCTCCGACTCAACGATGGCCTACCAGGGGTACGGGCGTGGGTTGGACCTACGAATCCTCCGCACGATGAATCATTGGGCGACCGGAGGGTTGGTCCCCCATCTCACCTTGCTCTTCGACGTTTCCGTTCCCGTGGGACTGCGGAGAAGGCGAGGCCAAAGCTCCACGCAAAATCGATTGGATCGAGAAGCCGAACGGTTCCACAGGAAGGTCCGCGCAGGATTTCAGACGCTCGCGAAAAAAGAGCATCGGCGGATCAGACTGATTGACGCATCCTCCTCGATTGAATCGGTCGAACGTACAGTCGAAGATCTCGTTACCAACTGGCTAAAAACCCATCGTTTCCCAAAACCACATCGCCCTTAG
- a CDS encoding DUF502 domain-containing protein: MLKTALRRYFLTGLLVVIPIWGTILILKTLFTALDGILGDAMAELVPDHYIPGLGIVTLILLIFFVGLFAANFIGRQIVGHWEDWLTKLPLVRGIYSTLKSMMDILSFSERGSYRRVVLIQFPKNGHYCFAFVTGMTKGETTALGQDALVHVYVPTSPNPTSGYFLLVPEREVTSVDISIEEAMKLIVSGGLYTPSGTIASALNPEAKWSQIKQPDVGVPIG, from the coding sequence ATGCTTAAGACCGCTCTACGACGGTACTTTCTGACGGGACTGCTCGTTGTCATTCCCATCTGGGGTACGATTCTGATCCTGAAGACGCTCTTTACCGCGCTTGATGGCATTTTAGGTGATGCCATGGCGGAATTAGTCCCGGACCACTACATCCCGGGATTAGGCATCGTGACCCTCATTCTGCTCATCTTTTTTGTCGGGTTGTTTGCGGCGAATTTTATTGGGCGCCAGATTGTCGGGCATTGGGAGGATTGGCTTACCAAGCTGCCTCTCGTCCGCGGGATTTATTCTACTCTCAAGTCTATGATGGATATTCTTTCTTTTTCGGAGCGAGGGTCCTATCGCCGTGTGGTTTTGATCCAATTCCCTAAGAACGGTCATTATTGCTTCGCATTCGTGACGGGGATGACGAAGGGCGAAACCACGGCGCTGGGGCAAGATGCGTTGGTCCATGTCTATGTACCGACGTCGCCTAATCCGACGTCCGGTTATTTTTTGCTCGTGCCGGAACGGGAAGTAACGTCCGTTGATATCAGCATTGAGGAAGCGATGAAGCTGATCGTCTCAGGCGGCCTGTATACGCCCTCTGGCACCATCGCATCGGCGCTCAACCCTGAAGCAAAGTGGAGTCAGATTAAACAGCCGGATGTCGGTGTGCCGATCGGCTGA
- a CDS encoding response regulator: MSILIVDDSLIDRSLTEGILHKSGYPDTITMDSAHAAYAYLEQESRHPESPTVDLILMDIMMPRINGLAACRSIKADPRLADIPLVMVTANTDEESLRQAFAAGAIDYIRKPILAVELVARVFTILTMQTEMTMRKRRERDLAAAMQEIKALRGCAPICASCKRIQGPGGKWETLEEFVKTHSDFRIDDALCQYCVEHWQHDHTAA; the protein is encoded by the coding sequence ATGAGCATTCTCATCGTCGATGACTCATTGATCGATCGAAGCTTGACGGAAGGGATTCTCCACAAGTCCGGATATCCTGATACGATCACCATGGATTCCGCACATGCTGCATACGCGTACTTGGAGCAGGAATCGCGTCATCCGGAGTCGCCCACGGTCGACCTGATTCTCATGGACATCATGATGCCGAGAATCAACGGGCTTGCAGCTTGTCGATCGATCAAGGCTGATCCACGACTGGCGGATATCCCTTTGGTCATGGTGACCGCCAACACGGACGAGGAGAGTCTGCGACAGGCATTTGCCGCAGGTGCAATCGACTACATCAGAAAGCCGATCCTGGCCGTTGAACTGGTTGCGCGCGTCTTCACGATTCTGACGATGCAAACCGAGATGACCATGCGGAAACGCCGGGAGCGGGACCTGGCAGCAGCCATGCAAGAGATCAAAGCGTTGCGCGGCTGTGCGCCCATCTGCGCTTCATGCAAACGCATTCAGGGTCCAGGGGGAAAATGGGAAACCCTTGAAGAGTTTGTGAAGACCCATTCCGATTTCCGCATCGATGACGCACTGTGTCAGTATTGTGTCGAACACTGGCAACACGATCACACAGCAGCCTAG
- a CDS encoding cation transporter → MAHAKLSAMTALPSYSHLRSRLQLALAINAVIITAEFFGGWLLDSISLMSDASHNLVDQGSLFLALYAHLLTARPASETRTFGYHRAGILAAFLNSFILLLTAVGIAIVGMKRLLHPVPVDGTWVMAVAAVSFVANLGIALLLQHGAKDDLNIRGAFWHMLGDAWVSLGVIISGGAILLTGWTILDPLISLLIVGVILRGAWPIFKESMDVLLESTPPGISVSHIATTMESIPGVKNVHDLHIWAVEPRLVMLTSHVMIEPHCTPLELLQLIQNRITTDFGIKHMTIQLETECSETDDIHCDLRKLTEQHKDAHSLVHHH, encoded by the coding sequence ATGGCCCATGCGAAACTGTCAGCCATGACGGCCTTGCCCTCATATTCACATCTCCGATCACGGCTTCAACTTGCCCTCGCCATCAATGCCGTGATCATCACGGCCGAATTTTTCGGAGGTTGGCTGCTTGACAGTATCAGCCTCATGAGCGATGCGAGTCACAATCTCGTCGACCAGGGTTCGCTGTTCCTCGCCCTTTATGCTCATCTCCTGACGGCGCGCCCTGCTTCTGAAACCCGAACCTTCGGCTATCACCGCGCCGGCATCCTTGCCGCATTTCTCAACAGCTTCATCCTGTTGTTAACCGCGGTTGGGATTGCCATCGTCGGCATGAAGCGACTTCTGCACCCGGTTCCTGTCGACGGCACATGGGTTATGGCCGTGGCCGCCGTCAGTTTTGTGGCCAATCTCGGCATCGCCCTGCTGCTCCAGCATGGAGCGAAGGACGATCTGAATATCCGAGGTGCATTCTGGCACATGCTGGGAGACGCCTGGGTGTCGCTCGGAGTCATCATCAGCGGCGGGGCGATTCTCCTCACAGGCTGGACTATTCTGGACCCGCTCATCAGCTTGCTGATCGTCGGGGTCATTCTCCGAGGAGCTTGGCCGATCTTTAAAGAATCGATGGATGTCCTGTTGGAATCGACTCCTCCAGGTATCAGCGTCTCTCACATCGCAACGACCATGGAGTCGATTCCCGGCGTCAAGAACGTACATGATCTCCACATCTGGGCTGTCGAGCCTCGCCTCGTCATGTTGACCAGCCATGTCATGATCGAACCGCATTGCACTCCACTCGAGCTACTGCAACTGATCCAAAACCGGATCACCACAGACTTCGGCATCAAACACATGACCATTCAACTGGAAACCGAATGCAGTGAGACCGACGACATACACTGCGACCTGCGGAAACTGACAGAACAGCACAAGGACGCTCATTCCCTCGTACACCATCACTAG
- a CDS encoding DUF882 domain-containing protein yields MNSADRSKWVWTRRAFLQASVVGSLLLSGRFIGPPPVQARELPEGRLTLVNAWTDEWLDVTYRDEAGNYDLEALDDVNYLMRCHHSGEVGAIDVRVLEHVNLVQKQLGTKRDIHFISGFRSPEYNAILVRKGGHAARNSLHMQGQAIDLMIEGVHPKQLRQAALELRYGGVGFYKRSRFVHLDSGPFRFW; encoded by the coding sequence GTGAATAGTGCCGATAGGTCCAAATGGGTCTGGACTCGCCGCGCATTTCTGCAGGCGTCTGTGGTAGGAAGCTTGCTGCTCAGCGGACGGTTCATTGGTCCACCGCCGGTTCAGGCACGTGAGCTTCCCGAGGGACGGCTGACATTGGTGAATGCGTGGACGGACGAATGGTTGGACGTGACCTATCGCGACGAGGCGGGTAACTACGACCTTGAGGCGCTGGACGATGTGAATTATCTGATGCGCTGTCATCACTCGGGCGAGGTCGGGGCTATCGACGTCCGTGTGTTGGAGCATGTGAATTTGGTGCAGAAACAACTTGGGACTAAAAGGGACATCCATTTTATTTCAGGTTTCCGGTCTCCCGAATACAATGCCATCCTCGTGCGGAAAGGTGGGCATGCTGCCAGAAACAGCCTCCATATGCAGGGGCAGGCTATTGATCTGATGATCGAAGGTGTGCACCCGAAGCAGCTTCGTCAGGCAGCATTGGAATTACGATACGGAGGGGTTGGCTTTTATAAGCGTTCGAGGTTCGTGCATTTAGACTCCGGTCCTTTCCGGTTCTGGTAA